The DNA window AAACATGTTATCAGTCAAACCAAAAcgtttataattattcaaaaactgTAATATACTAAGTAGTTGGAGGGAGAGGAGGGTTGATTCTGCCTCatgaaaaaatcaatttgttGTTCAAATTTCTCCAATCTTTGCGTCATTTGCACCCTccccgctttgatttcactaagCATTTGCGCTCTTTCCATATCCCTCAATTGAATCTGCTCCAAGGCCAACACTAGTTGTCTCGCATCCTACTCATGTTTAACATCAACAGTATTCATCGGGTCTGCCACGTTAGACACTGTGTTGACTCTAGAAGTCTCTCCTCGGATCGTAAGGTCATTTGATTGTGCTAGAAGGTTCTGGAATGACGGGGGTAGTCTCTCTGGTGTTTTCCGAATATGCTTCCAATTAGTACTCATCTTGAttgcatttcattaataaattgagtttcAATTTCCgtattcttcatatatatataacatttatgaaTCTAATCAAACTAAAAATGAAATCCTATTTAATAGGACAACCTAAGACACATTTGAATCTaaccaaattaaactcaaaccaaatcaaCAATAAATCAACCCTTAACCTATATGAATCTAAacaaaactcaaacaaaatcaaccataaatctaatatatactaaccaaaatcaaacaaaataaaccctaaatctaacatatactaaccaaaattaaaataaaatcaccctaaatctaacatatactaaccaaaattaaaacaaaatcatctaaatctaacatttatatatataaatctaacatttatatatataaatctaacatatactaaccTTAAGTTGAAGAATTTGCAGCGGCGAAAGAGCGGAGGGCGGGAGAGAGAGAGGCGCGTGGAGAATAATCGAGAAAAGAAAATGGGATCTAGTTTTTAATCAGTTCTTCTAAAACTCTCGGTAATTAAATAggcaaaaccgaaagtaaaccataaaccttcgcaattaccaaaCTGGGAAAAGataaaactgaaagtttttcgataaaccttcgcaattaccctttcccaacacttagaaatatttttagctTTTTTATGAAAgatcaaaatcgaaggtttattgaaaaaccttcgcaattaccaatctgggaaaagataaaaatgaaagttttccaataaatctTCACAATTagcccttcccaacacttaggattatttttggtttttttgtgaaaggtcaaaaccgaaggtttattgaacaaccttcgcaattaccaatttgggAAAAGATAAAACCGAAacttttccaataaaccttcgcaattaccaattcccaacacttagaattatttttgggaGTCAAAAttgaaggtttattagaaaactttcggtaaaaACTTGTATCCTTAAAGGTTTTACACACCTCtcagaatatatttttaataacaaaagatTTCTTCCTCTCGAGAccattaccgagagttttataaaactctcggtaaaggtcccttttttactagtgccacaatctgacccaagtatttatttactctcacgtaTATATTCAAATTACCTATAGCTTTTTGACGTGACAATCcaaaaagtttgaaattaagaattattatatatatatatatatatattagttagttaaaaagttgaacttatattgataaaaatgtttcacgttcatcaaatttggtgttgaatttaaaatataaagtgttattagcataGTTATTTAAATGGTTATACATGTTTGGTTAGAttacaaattcgaaacatacatatatcatttttatatttatttttaaccgttttaagtttatgcaCGGGTCAACTCACACTCCGATCCAAGTATCAatatattctcacatatatatccaaattaatcacagttctTCACCCGACAATCAGGAAACTTTaatattaagcattattatacatatagattagttagttaaaaaaattaaacttatattgttaagaatgtcacacgttcatcaaatttgatgttaaatttaaaatataaagtcttattttctagttggttaaatggttatacttgttttgttatgttataattacgaaacatacatatatcatttttaattttatttttaaccattataagtttatgaacgggtcaacccacattccgactcaagtatccatttattcttacatatatattcaaattaatcatagcttttgactcgacaatccggacactttaaaattaagaattattatatatagagagagattaattagttaaaaagttgaacttatatgattaaaaatgtcacacgtttatcaaatttggtatttaatttaaaatataaagtcttattagcctagttggttaaataattatacttgtttttttaggttgcaagttcgaaacataaatattacatttttatattatttttttaaccgttttaagtttatggacggctcatcccacaatccgactcaaatatccatttaatcttacatatatatccaaattaattacagctctcgacctgacaCTCTGAACATTTTGacattaagcattattatatatcaatttttatcaTGTTCAAGGTGATACTTAGGAGATGACTCCCTTACAAAATTTCgactttatttaaaatgattccttattttatttattcaattttttttttaaatattttaacattttagacacatctttaaattttaaaatactacATAAATGTTAAAACTTGTTATTGATGTCGTAGATTTAGgctattaataatatatttttttatgagaatattttacaaatatttaaatatcattttctatttttccaGTTTTTTAAAAACAGTTTAGAACCTTAGAATGTcgaaaaacattaattaattaaaagtaacaAACGGGTCTTAGGCTTGATTGGACTGGGTGCTAGGTGGACCGTTAGTCGAAGTGATGTGGTTCAGATCGTGAATTAGGTATGATCAGAAGTGGTTCAGACATGAGTTGGGTCGGATCAGACGCGGTTTAGGCTAGGGTCAACGTGGTTCAATCTTTGATCAAAGTGGGTCGAGTACGTGTGAGTGGACTAGGTGAGGCGTGTACTGGACTCAAGCGCTAAGCATTCAAGTTAGGCCGAGTTAAGGTCGACTTCCACCACCAGCCATACCAAAACTATTAGGAGGCTCTAACTCTCGAACTTAGGACATGAGGAGCTTCGTCTCCCCATTTAGAACTTGTTGATCATAGTTAGGATGTGTCATTCAATCGGTAAAGGGGTCGACGAAGCTCCAACATAAAACGAGAACTTGATCGgaaaaaaattggttttgaTCTTTGAGACCttaatttgaaattcaaaacTTATCAAAATCTTCCTACTAGTCTAATTAGAGTTGATTCcaatatttaaaacatgattgGTTACTCATTTTGGCGATGTATGAAtttgaaatccaatttttttttatgaaaatattgaatttgGGAAAAAAAAAGCTCTATTTGCTTAgggaataattttaaaatgctCCTAACgttatttataatgatttagGAGACTTTTAGGATTGttatttctaagttaaaatttaagaatagaaaacttgatttaaaaaaaattaaaaaaatttataaaaaaaattggtttaattaaatttgatagaaagtttttttttttaaagatgctcctaatattattataatgtattaggagacttttgggatttttatttcaaagttaaattttaagaaCAGAAAACttgatttaaccaaaaaaaataaaaaaaaataataaaaaaagaattgaaaagAATTGGTTTAATTAGATTCcatagaaaatttataaatcttCTAAGGAgttccaaacaaaaaaaaattagaaaatcaTGCGATATTTAAAAACTCatgaactaaaatataaaaaatttaattttcgtTCATCACATTAATTATCACGTACTTACATTGAGTTGGAGAacatttttaaacttttattgaaatttttagtAGGATGAGAACCGAGCCTTGAAACTCTGTACAAGGTTTAGAAAAACCTAAaagcttaaaaaaaaaattaatgatggaTTTCTTTGGAGCTTGATTAATGGCTTAGGGTTGGATCCTTGTTCTTCGTCCTAGTCGGGAGATCTTATTATAGGCCACCAAGATTGGTTAATGGTAATGAATTTTATCTTGCTCGGTCAATTTCTATTCGTTTAGGTTATGATTCGACTAGAATCGTAGGGGAAACACGATCACACGACTACTGTGATCAttttacttttcaaaatttCCATTTTTGCTGGCTATAGCCGAAGTttgaaattctaaaaaatttaaatattttggctTAAGCTTATCGTTGAAGAAGACTAACCAGGCGGAATGATGTCGTTTTGTCCTTTGGCAGAGTCGGTCCTGAAGTTTGGGCTGCCCCAGCCCCCACTAGAAGAAAAAAAGtcgatatatattttgttaacctaggtcaagtttaaaaaattgataaaaaaaaatatttttgggtgagatttgaacccataatcatataaatttaagtttgtATATTGAACCACTAAACTAcaccattttatatttaaaattacaatagatTTTAGtaaataccttaatatttttaacaagtgAACTGCCCTATCCCGAGGGTAAGCCGGCAGGTCCTTTGGCATGGACGTTTGGACGCGCGGACTGCGTTCCGTATATGCCTTAGGTGCGTTCTGTGTTTATCGTTAATGCTCTGTTTGTCCTATTGGTCGCACGCCTAAAGCTGTTTGATTTGGTCCATACCACTTTGACCGGCTTTGACTTTCTCCTTTTCATATGCACGTAAAAATacaccaaattaattaatatgtataaaatttatagtttgtctattttattttttatttttttattttttgtattttagggttattttaaattattttaaaattcaaatgattataatatttgtctaatataattatttaatttaactaagtcttaaatttaattaatttgagattattGAATACATTGTccccaaataattatttaatttatttatgaactaatttttgattattttaagattaagtatataatattctctcaaaatattatatatttttgattcaaaatttgttcgtggcatttattttaattatgtttaattttaataaattcaacatttattcaaaatatttatttaatttgtgtttaattattttagatttataaatagaacatttatctaaaataattattttattagagagtctttaaaataaaacaaatttatttaaagatttaaaatttaattaatttctttccttcattaatttaatatgttaggtcaataaattgtttaatatattaaaaaattaaaaaatatcataaaaatgatatatatatatatatatatatatatatatatttatgatttaaaaactattatctaaaatttattcttatctaagaaaataattaattataacataaatataattaataatttatatttaataggtatatattatcaaatataatatatatttagatgtatttaaaaatatatattttattattttaatttattcactttccttattattattttcaaaattttataaataaattatttaacttaaaatatttaaagaatagaTTGAAAGATTAGGTAATAAAAACTCTTAACTAAAATTTGAGAttgatcttttttttattatttataaataaatgaactatataataagttacaaatatatataaattaaaataaaactgtCTCTCTTATCCAATGAACtcgatattaaataatatattaaaccaaataaaCTAATATGAATGCTTTgtaagataaatataataattatatagataatatattaattaaatatatagaatttataattaataaatatatatttaaaataagaccaaaaaaatcaaatcctCAGTCATTGTAATAAACAAAAATCACAAGGCATTCAAAGTTTGAACCAAAAGGAGAcaacatgaaaataaaagaatatttgtAAATCTTTATTGCATGCATTATAACCATAGAATTCGATCTAAGAGTAGTACTCTTTCCACTGCCTTCCCAAAAAAACACGAAATCTTGAATCTCTATATCTGATCAATGCACGAATCTTGAATCTCTATATCTGGCATATCTGATCAATGCCGATTCTTCATCATTCATGCTCGCTAAAACATATAAAACCAATCATCTGAACATGAAATGCTGATCCAACAAGAAACAATAACTAggttagttggttaaaaaaaacaattttttcaaTATGAAGATATTGGTTGGAAGTCTTACTTTGAAAGATAATTCCCACCATAAAATTGTATTCACCATCATCCCGAAATCTTTGGATTCACATGTAATGTAAGAGCATTAACCAAACTCGGGGTTTTGATCTTAATTGATAGGTGCACCAAATATCAATCTCCAgacatatttgaaaaaaattgtctCTTATATAAACTCTAAAACAAAGAATCTTGAGATAGTGATGATTtctgataaaattaaaattaagattaaaaaaagcAACATAAATCAATCATACTAAATCCTGGCGTCTTTTTTCAAGGTATAGACGAACAGATGGAGGAACTACTGTAAGAAGCCACTGAATCTGGGTTTCAAACTTATCAAATTCCAAAATGCTTAGTCCATGATTGTCCACACAACTATAAAAGCTTTTGTACACCTTCTTGTATGGACTAATGGTCAATTCTCTAAGCCCTGTTAGATTCTCTAACAAATACTTTACCAAATCAACTTCGTTTTGGTTTCCCACATATCCATTCACCTTTACCTCGGTTATGGATCCATTAGGACATTTCTCCAGGACCATCTCCTCTATCTCCGTCTCGTTTTCTATCGGATGCCTCAGGAAGAACGGTCTGTCCAACTGCAAcattaagaataaattaataatctaatctaataatcatcaacaactagaAGGAGGAATGATTAATCTGTCTTACATTTAACTCCAATGTTTGCAACAAGGGGAAAGCCTTCAAGATATATCTAACCCATATCAGTTTGTCTTCACTGTGGAATGGGATAACAGACAAAACTAATCGCCTCATATTAAGGAATGCAGTCACTGGTTTAGGGTTCTTGGCATACTGGGCAGCAAGaaacaataacaacaacaacatcttGGTTAGTTGcaagaagattaaataaataaacttggaGGGAAAGGAAGATTTACATGTAAAGCAATTTCCGACGATAGAATTAGATTCTTCAGCATAGGGAAGTCAAGAGCCAAACTAGAGATATCATAATCTAAATTGTTGGCATCCcttgttgatcttcttccatcatAAGTAGTGTAACGTATAAGAGCATTAGCCAGTCTCGGGGTCTTCATAAATGACCACGATCTTAACATTCCAGTGTATTCAAGTCTATCAACATTGTCAGCACAAAGATGGATATGCTCAAGTTTGTTACATTGCCTCAAAGAGATAAACATCAGACTTGTGTTGTTTGAAGAATTACCAATTCTCAGATCAGTGAGTTTATGACAGTTATGCAGAGTTAGGTGTTTAAGTACAGGGCAACTTTCTAGAAACTTCGCAAGCTCGTGATTTCCTATATTTACATGTTTAAGCTTTAAGGAAATGAGATTGTCCGCACAGAGATCAATCTCCGTAAGTTTTAAGCAGTATTTCAAGGACAAAACCTCCAGATGAGGAGTGTTGTTCGAATAGCCAATTCTCAGATGAGTGAGTTTACAACAGTAATGCAAACTTAATTCTCGAAGCAACGGACAACTTTCTAGCAACTTGGTCAGTTGAAGATTGCTTATAACTACACTTGCAAGCTCAATGGAAATGAGATTGTGGGCACGTAGATCAAAGTCCCTAACATTAAAGCAATACTTCAAGATCAGATGCATGAGATTGTCGACACATAGATTAATCTCCT is part of the Impatiens glandulifera chromosome 1, dImpGla2.1, whole genome shotgun sequence genome and encodes:
- the LOC124910566 gene encoding uncharacterized protein LOC124910566, encoding MSTCNEQLRKEFRKEFAKGATFKDVQLPDGAGDLKFFTTILRLNKWLTDVEMNAAICLLRARAVAYPKSYPEDFTILDCQFGPLVTSYYDEFVADSVDPEKPEGHTFSDVYFHITTEDYTMRRGHKASKLKETTNDYISKLPTDILNMITRKLDLKDAVKTSILSKRWKYIWINHPDLIFNQHNVLGQNFNKLMEDSVSAESKFVKYVDQTMQQRFKGDGKINSLCVSLVLGKFFSQSIDRWISCALRKGVETIDLNLLKVSFSYLSISSFPNPYDFPWLLTISEDKGTLKHLRVAGCSLQLVPTSCSMKFDSLISLKLLNVNINDLQLKEVLECCPLLENLSLRDCSKLTHLRNGDFSNNTRLKVLSLKHCSKLEEINLCVDNLMHLILKYCFNVRDFDLRAHNLISIELASVVISNLQLTKLLESCPLLRELSLHYCCKLTHLRIGYSNNTPHLEVLSLKYCLKLTEIDLCADNLISLKLKHVNIGNHELAKFLESCPVLKHLTLHNCHKLTDLRIGNSSNNTSLMFISLRQCNKLEHIHLCADNVDRLEYTGMLRSWSFMKTPRLANALIRYTTYDGRRSTRDANNLDYDISSLALDFPMLKNLILSSEIALHYAKNPKPVTAFLNMRRLVLSVIPFHSEDKLIWVRYILKAFPLLQTLELNLDRPFFLRHPIENETEIEEMVLEKCPNGSITEVKVNGYVGNQNEVDLVKYLLENLTGLRELTISPYKKVYKSFYSCVDNHGLSILEFDKFETQIQWLLTVVPPSVRLYLEKRRQDLV